The sequence GCAAAAAACAAGAAGTTTATCCCGTTTCCCCTGAGCACTCGAGGCATAAAAAAAGCTGGTAATAACCAATAAAATAAAGAAACCAATTGGTCCCCCCGAACTCGTTATAGCATAAGCTATCTCGCACCAATAACTGTTTGGTGAACAGGCCGTAAACGGGATAGCCGTAAAAAACACCAGAAGCAGTAAGACCGCAAGGGAAATAGTGGCAGTATAAAATATGGTTTTGATACTCTTGATTTAGAAATGAAAGATAACAATAAAAGAGATAAATTTCTTAAAAACCAGTATCTTAGTGCATAGCAAGTATTTAATTTTTACCCAAATTCTCATCTCTATAATTTATACTTAACAATGAAGAAATCACGTTATAAAATCGGTCTGCTGTTTTTTTTATATACCTTCTCTTTGCACCTTACCGCACAACTTTCATTTTCAGTAAATACTTCTACAGGCACAAATACCATCACTTGTACAAATTCATTAATTACTCTTTATGTCTCTTCAAATTACAGCGGGCCTCTCACCTATAGCTGGGTAAATACCGTTACAGGTAGTCTTGTTTCAAACTCCAGCTCCTTAGCACTAACAAACCCTGGTGTATTCTCTATCACTATAGCCTCTGCAACAAGCGCTAGTAGCCAAACTTACCAGGTAACGTCCAACACTACTGCTCCCACAGTTTCTTTAACGTCAAACCTCAACGCTCTTACCTGCATCATAAACACGGTTCAACTGCAGGCTTCAAGTAACATGACCGTAACACATTTTAGCTGGGGCTCGGCATTCCCTTGTGCTCCCGGGCCCAATTGCGTTGCCGGAACGGCTGGCACTTATACCGTTACTGGAACTAATCCCGCCAATGGCTGCAGAAACACTGCTACTCTCAGTATCACGAATAATAAAATTTATCCTGCTATTATTTACAGCGACCCTGTTGGTTTGGCTTGTCCGGATGGTACTCTAAACATAAGTCCGAATCTTCAATCAACGGTTAACCTCACCTACTCATGGACCCCACCTTTTAACGTAGTAGCCACCGGGTTAAATAGTAAGACGTTAACAGTAAACAGTCCTGGAAATTACAATGTCGTAATAACTAACACAAGCAACGGCTGCGCTAGTAGTGGTGCCATACAAGTATATGTGTGCTTAGGAATTCAGGAACGCTCTTTAAAAACAAATTTCGCCGTTATCTATCCGGTTCCTGTTTCGGATTACCTTTCAATAGTATTACCTGCAGGATATAAAAACCTTGATTACAAAATCATAAATGGGTTGGGAAAGACACTCCTCTCGGGGTCCGGCAATGATCCCCTCACCCATATTTCAATAGAAACACTCGAAAATGGCCTCTATATGTTAGAACTTAACTGCGACGGTAAAACACAACTCGAAAAAATCATAAAACTGCACTAAACAAAACATGAAACGGCTTCTTACAATCGTTCTCTTTGCTTCAATGAGTTTGATTTTTCACTCTCATGTGAAGGTGTATGTTAAAGGTGCTAAGTCAGATAAAAGAAAAGTAACCGCAGTTAATGCTCCCATTGCATTACAGAAATTCAGCGAAGCGCTCGCATTTTGCAGAAAACAAAAACTCGATACTACCATCGCATTTTTTTCGGATATGAGTTTACATTCAGGAAAAAAACGTTTTTACATCGCAGATCTTCAGCAAAAAAAGATTTTATGTTCAAGTCTTGTTTGTCATGGTATGGGTAAGTATAGTACTCCTGAACTCCCTGTATTTAGTAATGAGCCAGGGAGTTATTGTAGTTCTCTCGGAAAATATAAAACCGGAAAACGCGCCTTCAGCAATTGGGGCATCGGCGTACACTACAAAATGTATGGACTTGAAAAAACAAATTCCAACGCTTTTAAAAGGATAGTTGTGCTTCATTCTTACGATCCCGTTCCTGAAAATGAGATATTCCCTCAACATTTGCCGATGGGCTGGAGCCAGGGCTGTCCGGTTATTTCAAATGAAACGATGAGAGAAGCGGATAAGATTTTACAGAAAAAGAAAAAACCGCTCCTGATCTGGCTTTATAATTGATCAGGCATTAAAATAATTTAAAACCACTTCCTGAGTAGCTGGTTTTGCCTTAGACGAAGGGGTAAAACTAAATTCAGGATGTATGTGAATGGCAAGAAAAAGTTGTTCCCGGGAATTTAATTGCTTTAGCGCATCCATTTTGCAGGGCAACGTTCCAAAATCCTTTGACAGATCAGCGCATAATTTAATACCCTCTTCCAGATCTTTTATAGGAAACTTGCAGGTCCAGCTTGATTTGTTCATGAACTTTTTATCCATAGAAACAAAATAGGAACCTGGATCAGCGGTAACACTCAAACTCCAGAATTCACGTTTATGAACGCTTAAATCACTTATTGGCAATACCTCCAGTGTTTTTTCACCAGGATACTCCTGTCCTCTTTCAGAGTAAATTTTTTTGATTATGTCGATTGCTTTCATGATAAAAAATTAAGATGCCTTACAAATAACATTACGAATATCTGCACACTTCGGATCATCAAAACATGCACTTTAACCGCTCGCATCAAAAAAAAATAAAAGCACTCCGCTCAAAAAGCATGCTAGTACTGGGATTGGGCAATTCATTTCCCAAACTGTTAAATCTAAACTTAATAAAATCCAGGCTCAGAATCCTCTCGTATACTTCTAAAACAACATAACTCTATACTTATGAAAACAAATGAAAATGAATTATTAGACTTTATGAAAAAACCTATCGGGAGAGGTGGTTTTTTAAAATACACAGGCGCAGTTCTGGCAACTACAGGACTTGTAATGGCAGGTTGTAAAAAAGATAAAAAAACAGAAGAAGAAGCGCCACCAGCTACAGAAGATAAAGGCGTTAACCTTGGAAGCGGAGATATTGGAGTTTTAAATTATGCTTATGCACTTGAGCAGTTAGAAGCTGCTTTTTATACGAAAGTGATGGACTCCCCTTTTTCAGGCATGACTGCTGAAGAAACACAAATTCTTTCCGACTTAAAATTACATGAAATAGCTCACCGCGAATTTTTGAAAGCAGCGTTAGGAGCAAGCGCTATTCAAGCCTTAGAGGTTAATTTCGCATCTATTGATTTCACTAACCGTTCAAGTGTATTAAATACAGCTAAGGCATTTGAAGACTTAGGAGTAGCGGCTTACAACGGCGCTGGAAAATTAATTGTAGATCCTAATTATTTGCTCATTGCAGGTAAAATTGTTTCTGTAGAAGCAAGACACGCGTCAGCCATCCGCGATCTGCTAAACCCAAAATCGTCCGACTTTGCAGGCGACGATGTAATCGACATCAATGGTCTTGACGGCGCTAAAACTCCATCGCAGGTATTGGCGATTGCCGGATCTTATATCAAAACCAAAATTGACGCAAGTAATCTTCCAACAAGCTAATTATTTATTTTAAAAACATATTTTATGAAACTATTAAACATATTAGAAAAATTAGGCGATACAAATTTCGATTTAACAGAAACAAAATCGCAATCCCGTCGTGAATCTCTTTTCACTATAGGAAAATCAGGAAAATCTATTTTACAGGCAGCCCTTCCGCTGGGTATTATTGCAGCACTTCCAACCGACGCAAAAGCAGGTGGCGGTGGAAGATCTACTGCATCGATAGTAGATGTGTTAAATTTTGCCTTAACACTTGAATATTTAGAGTCAAGCTTTTACAATCAGGGAAATGCAGCACTCGCTTTAATTCCGGCATCTGATAAAGCTATCTTTACACAGATTGGAAAACACGAAAATCAACACGTAACGTTTTTAAAATCTACCATCACTTCTTTAGGAGGTACACCGGTAAATTCTCCAAACTTTGATTTCACGGCAAATGGTGCATTTAACCCGTTTTTTGTTTATGGCGATTTTCTAGCTTTGGCTCAGGCGTTCGAAGACACTGGAGTGCGCGCTTATAAAGGACAAGCCGGAAATCTCATCACAAATGACACGGTACTTCAGGCAGCACTTCAAATTCAGGCTGTAGAAGCTCGTCACGCAAGTGAAGTAAGAAGACTTAGAGCTAAGAATGGTGATACCAGCACTAAAGGATGGATTACCGGTAACAGCCGCGGAACACTACCTTCAGCAACTCAGGCCGTTTATAACGGAGAAGACAACACAACGCAAGGTACATTAAACTTAAGTAGTGTAACAACTGTTGGCACAAATGCTATTACCGAAGCCTTCGACGAACCACTAACAGATACAGAGGTTTTAGCTATTGCAAATTTATTTATTGTATAATCTACTGTCATGATACATCAATTTTTACTGGCATTTATGGGAGCACAGGAAATCATTATCGTTTTAATTATCGTTCTGTTATTATTCGGAGGTAAAAAAATTCCTGAATTAATGAAAGGACTTGGGAAAGGAGTTAAAGATTTCAAAGAAGCTTCTCAGGTGTCTGATGACAAAGACAAACAAGGAATCTAACAGCAGGCTTATAACTAAAAAGCAGGAATTTTATTCCTGCTTTTTTTTTAATATACCTATCTGAAAATTCAAGTATAATTCGTGTGCCGGTAATTTAATGGTTTAACAAAAAGAAAGTTCTTCCTTTAACATAGCATTTTGAGGAGCCAGCAAAATATCTCTAAGAAATTTAAGGGCAATTCTGCTTCTTGATTTCACTGTGCCCAGTGGAAGTTGTTTCATTGTCGCTACTTCTGTTTGAGTAAAACCTTGTATAAAAAGAAGTTCAATAATCTCCCGTTGATCCAGTGGTAAACGCAATATGAGCTCTTTCACCTGTTTATTTTCAAAATCTGAAACGGTTTCTTCATAAGCAGGCTCTGGCGCACAGTCATAATTCTGAGTTAACTGATGGTATCTGAAATATTTTGAGCGCAGGTAATCCTTGCAGTGGTTTCGCGCAATATTTATAAGCCAGGTATACAATTCTCCTTTTGTTGCATCGTATTTTGACATGTTGTGCCATGCCTTTAAAAATATTTCCTGGCAAAGATCTTTTGAAAGCGTGTTATTATACGTCCATTTATAGATCTCTGCCGTTATGGCTTTTTTGTACTTTGAATAAAACATTTTGAAAAAAAGAGGATCACTGTAATCGTAAAATCCATTCTCAGAATGACCTCCGATATCGCTAGTGGTGCCGATAATTTTTTCAGGAATTCCGTTCTTAGAACGGATAATTTTTGCCTGCGTCTCCACAAAACCGAGGCTCCCGTTCTTTTTAATAATACGACGTTTAAAAGCGTATCCGTCACTTTTACGCAATGCTTCGTTAATGGTAGCAGTAATACGCTCAATGTCGGATGGATGAGTAGTATTGATAATAAAATACTCATCGTTGAGTATAAGTTCGTTTGGTTCGTAGCCGTACAAGCTAAATTGCTCAGGAGACCACGATAAATTATTTTGTTTAAGATCGAGTTCCCAGTTTCCTTTTTTTTGCTCAGCACCAAACAAATTTTGTTTACCGGCTGAGCTTGTATGTGAGAGCATGCCCATAGTCTTGTGGAATTTATACTATTCAGTTCAATTCTAATACCAGATGTTAAAAATTGAAAAAAGGCGTTAAATCAAGGAATACCAGTAGGAATAGAAAAGTCCGGAGGATATTATTTCCCAAACTGGGTACTTTCAGAAATACGTAGAAGAAAAAAGCTTATACCTGTTCAAACAAGGCAGTCATGTTTAGATCGCTTTGAACGTTTCCGGAATATAAATTAGGCTGTAACCCAAAGGTAGTTACCATGGTTAGAAAAACAGATTTGCGTGTACCTGTTTCATTTTTAAAAGTTCCGGCTTTATGGCGCAATTCCCGGTCGTATTTTTTATCTATCACAAACCGATTAATAGAAAACTTCATTTCACACAAATTAATGACATTATCCCGCCTGTCAATTATAAGATCTACCTGAGCGCCATCTTTTGTTTTTATGCTTCGCCAGGCCGATATTTCTGTTTCAACACCTCCTATTCCAAGAGCTTTTTTTAACTGCGCTGTATGATTAAGACATACCTGCTCGAACGCATAACCACTCCAAGCTCTGTGCAGAGGATTATCTATCATTTTTAGCCAATAATCACGATCCTTTGATTTGTGATCTTTTATAAAACGGATATGAAACAAAGAAAATAAATCGGTTAACTGATACAAGCTATTGCGCGATGTTTTTCCGAAAGGAATATATTTTCTAATAAATCCACTTTCTTCCAGTTCGTTTAACAACCTTGTGAATCCACCTCCATTGGCCAACTTACTTGCTTTACTTATTTCTTCGCGGCTTAGCCCCCTGCTCTTTCTTGCCAGCGCTGTAACAATTGCTTCATGCCGCTCGGCTTTGGCAAATAATGATTTAAATAAATTATCAAACTCACCGGTTAACAGCCCGTTTGATCCAAAACAAAGGGAGTTGATTGTTTGCGCCGCGCTCTGTCCTTTTTTTATCGCATCCCAGTAAAATGGATTGCCACCAAGCACCATATAGAGCTGAATAAGCTGGTAGCGGTCTAAGTGATTTTTTCTTTTTCTCAGTAACTCCTCGCATTCTTCCAATGAAAAAGGTGCAATCCTTAATTTTTGCGTAACACGGTTATGCAATCCACCTTTGTTATTTATCAGCGTGTTTATCATCCACGAAGCTGCAGATCCACACACTATAAGCAGAATATCTTTACGGGCAGAGGCCCAACTATTCCAAAAATGCTCTAGTGCGGGAATAAAGCCAGAATGAGGAGTATCGAACCAGGGCAACTCATCAATGAAAATTATTTTTTTCTTATGTTTTGATTTCTCGATAACACTTCTTAAACCACGAAAGGCATCCATCCAGTTAAGCGCTTTTTTTTGCCTGACTTTCGGATATTGCTCCTGCATCGCTTCCTGAAAATTGGCCAGTTGTAACTCAAGACCCGCCTGCCCCAGACCAGTCAGACGAAACGTAAATTTCCCTTCAAATAAATTCCGTATCAGAAATGTTTTTCCTACTCTCCGTCTGCCGTATAGAGCTACGAATTCAGATTTTGAAGAGTAAAACTTTTCATTAAGAATAGCAATCTCTTCTTTTCGACCTATCAGGTTAGTATTCATTTTGGCTATAACTATACAAATATACTTATTTATAGCCAAAATGATCGCAAAATGATTTGTTTGACCAAAAATTCATTTTGGCTATAACTCCTAAAAAAAACATAGTTATAGCCAAAATGAAAATAGCTCTATATGTATGTTAAACCACTATCTGAACATACAAATCCGTTAAAGCTTCGTTACTAGTGAGCCGTTTAACGTTAAACAACTAAAAAACAAACCCACTGTTAACGATGCATGAACACCATAAGTAAGACGTGCGTGTTGAATTACGAGCGCACCAGAAGAGAAATTATATCCAGGCCGGTTTTTTTTAACAACTTTGACCAACAAAATACCTTCACAGAGTTAATTTATTGTTTAATTTGTCTTTTATTTATTACTATTTTTTTAATGACCAGCAGTGATATAAAGGAGAAGAAGAGGCTTGATGAACTTCACAGATTAGATCTGTTGGATACCAAACCTGAAAAAGAATACGATGAAATTGTGGTGCTTGCGTCTTTAATTTGCGAAACTCCCATTTCTCTCATTACCCTTATCGACACAAACCGTCAATGGTTTAAGGCTCGTGTAGGTCTCGACATACAAGAAACCCGCAGAGAGGTAGCTTTTTGCGATCAGGCAATAAAAAAAGAAGGCCTTATGATTGTAGAAAACGCATTGGAAGACGAGCGTTTCGCGAATAATCAAATGGTGTTAGAAGATCCACACATCCGTTTTTACGCAGGAGCTCCCTTAATAACTTCTAAAGGTTACAAGCTGGGAACTTTATGCGTATTTGATCGTAAACCAAAAAAACTTACGCACTCCCAACAATTTAGTTTACAAATACTGGCCAAACAGGTTGTAAAACAAATAGAGTTCAGTTCACTCAACAACAAACTAAAAATAACCTCCGAACGTTTAAAACATGCCACTGAAGGAGCGCAGGTAGGCACTTTTGAGTATGATCTTGTAAAAAACACTTTGATCTGCGACGCAGTACTTTACTCTCTGTATGGGGTAAAACCATACACCTACCCTACTGCCTTTGATGCCTGGCGTGCGCACCTTCATCCAAAAGATTATGAAATAACCAATCAAAAAATACAAGCTGCTATTCGCGGCGAAATTAAGTTTGATACCGAATTCAGAGTTATATGGCCCGATGGTTCGGTACACTATATAAAATCGAAAGCTGAAATCTTGCGTGAACCCGGCGGAAAAGCTACTCGTATGCTAGGTGCTAACTGGGACATAACCGCTCAGAAACAAACAGAAAGGGAATTAAAACTCAGTAACGAAAGAGACAGGATTTTCGTAGAGCAATCTCCAAATGCTATTGCAATGTTTGATACAGATATGCGTTACATGGCTGCATCCGAACAATGGATTAAGGATTACAAACTTTCTAATGTAAATATTATAGGGCGTTCGCATTACGAGATTTTCCCTGAAATTAGCGAGGATTGGAAAAAAATTCATGCAGACTGCATGAAAGGAAAGATCAATAAGTGTGAAGAAGCATATTTTGAAAGAGCCGATGGTGTGAATCAATGGATTACCTGGGACATTCGTCCCTGGTACATTTCAGAAGACATTATTGGAGGACTAATGATGTACACCGCCGATATCACCAAAGCTAAAGAGAGAGAACTTGAAAAGTTAAGAGTGGAAGAAATTCTAAATAAAACCAATGAGATAGCCCGTATTGGCACCTGGGAGGCCGTTTTAGGAACACGAAAAGTTACCTGGAGTAAAATTACCAAAGAAATCCACGGCGTTCCTGAAAACTACCAACCCGACTTTGACTACGAACTGAATTTTTTTCCGGAAGGAGAAAATAGGGATAATCTGATAAAGGCGATTGATACTCTTATAAAATTTAACAAGCCGTACGACCTGGAGCTGGAAATTATTACCACAACAGGAGAAAGAAAATGGGTGCGTTCCATCGGTCAGGCGGAATTTGAACATGGCGTATGTAAACGTGTTTATGGCATGTTTCAGGATATACATGAAAGTAAAAAAGCCAAAGAAGCTATTATTGAAGCTAAAAATCTCGCTGAACAATCTGCGCTTTTAAAAGAAACCTTTTTGGCAAACATGAGTCATGAAATCAGAACTCCTATGAATGCCATTGTGGGCTTCACTAACCTCTTGTTAAAAAAAGATCTGGGTGATGAAGAACGTGAATACATGCAGATTGTAAAAAATTCGGGTGAAAATTTACTCCGCATTATTAATGATATTCTCGATATATCGAAAATTAATTCAGGGATGATGACTTTTGAAGAGCATCCGCTCAACATAAGCGAAATATTCGCCAGCCTTCGTTTGATGCTTTTACAAAAAGCTACTGAAAAAGGTATTGGTTTAAGTTTTGATACACCCCCATCGCTCTCGCTCAATATATTGGGCGATCCAACACGTTTAACGCAAATACTTCTTAACCTCCTTGGTAACGCCATAAAATTTACCCAGAAAGGAAGCGTAAAAATAAAAGCCTCGCTTGTAAGCGAAGATAAGGAGAGTTTTGTAGTGAAGTTTTCAGTGAAAGACACAGGTATTGGAATAGCAAAAGACAAATTAAATTATATTTTCGATCGCTTCAGTCAGGCCGAACAACACACTACACGTACTTATGGGGGTACAGGACTTGGACTAAGCATCGCCAAACAATTGATTGAATTGCAGCACGGCACTATTGAATGCATAAGTGAACCTGGTGAGGGCTCAGATTTTATTTTTACGCTGCCATTTAAAAAAACAACTACCCATTTAAAAAATCAATTAAACAGTATTAAACTTGAGAAGGCCAGATTTGACAACCTTAAAGTTTTGATAGTAGACGATAATCCCATTAATATTAAGCTCATAAAGGGGATGTTTTCTGAATTCAAGATGCAGATTGAAACGGCCGAAAACGGACTGCAGGCGGTAGAAAAAGTAAGACAGTCTAC is a genomic window of Sphingobacteriaceae bacterium containing:
- a CDS encoding twin-arginine translocase TatA/TatE family subunit, which gives rise to MIHQFLLAFMGAQEIIIVLIIVLLLFGGKKIPELMKGLGKGVKDFKEASQVSDDKDKQGI
- a CDS encoding Tat (twin-arginine translocation) pathway signal sequence containing protein, with protein sequence MKKPIGRGGFLKYTGAVLATTGLVMAGCKKDKKTEEEAPPATEDKGVNLGSGDIGVLNYAYALEQLEAAFYTKVMDSPFSGMTAEETQILSDLKLHEIAHREFLKAALGASAIQALEVNFASIDFTNRSSVLNTAKAFEDLGVAAYNGAGKLIVDPNYLLIAGKIVSVEARHASAIRDLLNPKSSDFAGDDVIDINGLDGAKTPSQVLAIAGSYIKTKIDASNLPTS
- a CDS encoding ATPase, whose protein sequence is MNTNLIGRKEEIAILNEKFYSSKSEFVALYGRRRVGKTFLIRNLFEGKFTFRLTGLGQAGLELQLANFQEAMQEQYPKVRQKKALNWMDAFRGLRSVIEKSKHKKKIIFIDELPWFDTPHSGFIPALEHFWNSWASARKDILLIVCGSAASWMINTLINNKGGLHNRVTQKLRIAPFSLEECEELLRKRKNHLDRYQLIQLYMVLGGNPFYWDAIKKGQSAAQTINSLCFGSNGLLTGEFDNLFKSLFAKAERHEAIVTALARKSRGLSREEISKASKLANGGGFTRLLNELEESGFIRKYIPFGKTSRNSLYQLTDLFSLFHIRFIKDHKSKDRDYWLKMIDNPLHRAWSGYAFEQVCLNHTAQLKKALGIGGVETEISAWRSIKTKDGAQVDLIIDRRDNVINLCEMKFSINRFVIDKKYDRELRHKAGTFKNETGTRKSVFLTMVTTFGLQPNLYSGNVQSDLNMTALFEQV